From Chaetodon auriga isolate fChaAug3 chromosome 10, fChaAug3.hap1, whole genome shotgun sequence, a single genomic window includes:
- the mrpl49 gene encoding large ribosomal subunit protein mL49, producing the protein MAACFTFQCIAVSRTLLGFSLRSRTPRPPAAAIGLRFVSNAGPEEKRTVILESTEEYKFVERLIPPSRVPAPPKHAGVTPSGWIPPAHSPPPLPYMIRRSRMHNIPVYTDLSHGCRKTTLVRKVEGDIWALEKDVKQYLKEVTGKELPTQVNEVTMTLKVKGHFDKELKEWLASKGF; encoded by the coding sequence ATGGCGGCCTGCTTCACCTTTCAGTGCATTGCTGTCAGCCGGACGCTGCTAGGTTTCAGCCTGCGCAGCCGGACACCAAGACCTCCTGCCGCCGCTATCGGGCTCAGGTTTGTTAGTAACGCTGGTCCAGAAGAAAAACGGACAGTGATACTGGAGTCTACGGAGGAATACAAGTTCGTAGAGCGGCTCATCCCGCCGTCACGGGTCCCCGCTCCGCCCAAACACGCCGGTGTCACCCCGTCTGGCTGGATCCCTCCGGCACATTCACCGCCGCCTCTGCCTTACATGATCCGCCGCTCCCGCATGCACAACATCCCGGTCTACACCGACCTGAGCCACGGCTGCCGCAAGACAACGCTCGTGCGAAAAGTGGAGGGGGACATTTGGGCTCTGGAGAAGGACGTGAAGCAGTATCTCAAGGAGGTGACGGGGAAAGAGCTGCCGACACAGGTCAATGAGGTCACCATGAcactgaaggtcaaaggtcacttcgACAAGGAGCTGAAAGAATGGCTGGCCAGCAAAGGCTTCTAA
- the LOC143326516 gene encoding ninjurin-1 — MNAESMALNKLGDIEALTASSGKAHRPININHYATKKSAAQSMLDVALLMANSSQLKTVIYVGPHYRFYIPLIVLLSLSITLQVIVGLLLVFIVKYDLNDMRKQAKLNRMNNVATVFVFFTVLINIFITALGFEGHAVRSLASPEMLMPESHLSPLPTDLNMTGGI; from the exons ATGAACGCAGAAAGCATGGCTCTGAATAAACTGGGCGACATAGAG GCACTGACAGCCTCCTCTGGAAAAGCACATCGCCCTATCAACATAAACCACTACGCCACTAAGAAGAGTGCGGCTCAGAGTATGCTGGACGTTGCCTTGCTGATGGCCAACTCGTCCCAGCTGAAGACCGTCATCTATGTGGGGCCTCATTACCGTTTCTACATCCCCCTCATtgtcctgctgtctctgtccatcaCGTTACAGGTCATAGTAGGGCTGCTGCTCGTCTTTATCG TGAAGTATGATCTGAACGACATGAGGAAACAAGCCAAGTTGAACAGAATGAATAATGTAGCGAcagtctttgtcttcttcaccGTCCTCATCAACATCTTCATCACAGCTCTTGGATTTGAGGGACATGCAGTCAG gtCATTGGCGTCACCTGAGATGTTAATGCCTGAGTCTCATCTTTCCCCTCTACCCACTGACCTTAACATGACTGGTGGCATTTAG
- the emd gene encoding emerin (Emery-Dreifuss muscular dystrophy) isoform X2 has protein sequence MSLREKSDEDISKLLAEYGIKHGPIVDSTRELYEKKLEKAMEDAPVKPWSDKTYYREEEEEITYITYQSPVRHEAYGDKLRQRANIEPDEDEESDQDTEAPVQITNRTANHSAVRSTEPVRKSGGSVWKVMRLLLLLAVLAAVFYYAYCRVTNNEENPFGTQ, from the exons ATGTCTCTGAGAGAAAAAAGTGATGAGGACATCAGCAAGTTGCTCGCTGAGTATGGCATCAAACATGGACCCATAGTTG ACTCGACTCGAGAGCTGTATGAGAAGAAGCTTGAAAAGGCCATGGAGGACGCTCCAGTGAAACCCTGGTCCGATAAGACCTACTACAGAGAGGAGG aggaggagattaCCTACATCACATACCAGAGTCCG GTTAGACATGAGGCATATGGGGACAA GCTAAGACAAAGAGCCAACATTGAgccagatgaagatgaggaatcGGACCAAGATACAGA ggcGCCTGTCCAGATCACTAACagaacagccaatcacagcgcagTGCGATCCACAGAGCCAGTCAGAAAGTCTGGAGGCAGCGTGTGGAAGGTGAtgcgtctgctgctgctgttagctgtGTTAGCAGCTGTCTTCTACTACGCCTACTGCCGTGTGACTAACAATGAAGAGAATCCTTTTGGGACTCAATGA
- the emd gene encoding emerin (Emery-Dreifuss muscular dystrophy) isoform X1 — translation MDRSTEVSNMDQTTKMSLREKSDEDISKLLAEYGIKHGPIVDSTRELYEKKLEKAMEDAPVKPWSDKTYYREEEEEITYITYQSPVRHEAYGDKLRQRANIEPDEDEESDQDTEAPVQITNRTANHSAVRSTEPVRKSGGSVWKVMRLLLLLAVLAAVFYYAYCRVTNNEENPFGTQ, via the exons ATGGACAGATCTACAGAAGTGTCCAACATGGACCAAACAACAAAG ATGTCTCTGAGAGAAAAAAGTGATGAGGACATCAGCAAGTTGCTCGCTGAGTATGGCATCAAACATGGACCCATAGTTG ACTCGACTCGAGAGCTGTATGAGAAGAAGCTTGAAAAGGCCATGGAGGACGCTCCAGTGAAACCCTGGTCCGATAAGACCTACTACAGAGAGGAGG aggaggagattaCCTACATCACATACCAGAGTCCG GTTAGACATGAGGCATATGGGGACAA GCTAAGACAAAGAGCCAACATTGAgccagatgaagatgaggaatcGGACCAAGATACAGA ggcGCCTGTCCAGATCACTAACagaacagccaatcacagcgcagTGCGATCCACAGAGCCAGTCAGAAAGTCTGGAGGCAGCGTGTGGAAGGTGAtgcgtctgctgctgctgttagctgtGTTAGCAGCTGTCTTCTACTACGCCTACTGCCGTGTGACTAACAATGAAGAGAATCCTTTTGGGACTCAATGA